A portion of the Callithrix jacchus isolate 240 chromosome 13, calJac240_pri, whole genome shotgun sequence genome contains these proteins:
- the DEFA4 gene encoding defensin alpha 4 yields the protein MRTLALLTAILLVALQAQAGPLQARCDEAAGQEQPGVDDQDISISFACDKISALQVSGSTRGLACTCRLVYCRPAERRAGSCIVGGVGFAYCCSLAD from the exons ATGAGGACCCTCGCCCTCCTCACTGCCATTCTCCTGGTGGCCCTCCAGGCCCAGGCAGGGCCACTCCAGGCAAGATGTGATGAGGCTGCAGGCCAGGAGCAGCCTGGGGTCGATGACCAGGACATATCTATTTCCTTTGCATGTGACAAAATCTCTGCTCTTCAGGTTTCAG GCTCAACGAGGGGCTTGGCCTGCACGTGCAGGTTAGTGTACTGCCGGCCAGCAGAACGTCGTGCTGGGAGCTGCATCGTTGGTGGTGTGGGCTTCGCATACTGCTGCTCGCTTGCAGATTAA